ACATTTGGCGGCCTGTTTGCTGCTGGCCGTTTTGCCGATCTGCTTGCAAGTTCGCTTTCGGACATCGCACCCGGGAATGACGAGGTGGCACCATGACTGCCACAGTTTTGAATAAGCGGCCCGCTTACCAGGGTGCGATTCCCACCGTACTTTTTATTGCTGCCATAGTACTTAGCACCCTTTCACTGCAGATTGAGACCGGGAGCCTCAACCCTATCGCAATTCTCGATCTTGCATTTGCATCCGGAACACAAACCCTGTTGCTAACACATGGCTGGGTGCCAAGGTTCGTTATTGCGCTGGTGGCCGGTGCGGGATTGGCAACAGCCGGTGCACTGTTTCAACACACACTTAAAAATCCGCTGGCCTCCCCGTCCACACTTGGCCTCGCCGGCGGCGCAAAACTGTTCCTGACTCTGACAACTCTTTATATGCCCGGCGCACTTGAGATCGGGCAGGATATCATTGCCCTGCTTGGTGCCCTGGCCGTCGGCGCATTGGTTTTTGCATTGGCCCGACGCAGTGGTTTCTCACCTTTGGTTGTGATTCTGACGGGAATGATCATTGCGCTTTATTGCGGGGCCGTTACCACCGCTCTTGCAATTATTCACCATGAATGGCTCAAAAGCCTGTTCATCTGGGGTAGCGGTGATCTTACACAGGATGGCTGGTATATCCTTGGTCCGCTGACCATCAAAATCGCGTTTGGGATGATCATTGCGATCATACTCGCCCGCCCGCTTGAGATGCTGAACCTGAATGATCATCAGGCAACGGCCCTTGGTGCATCACCGGCCCGACTGCGTATGCTGTGCCTCCTGATCGGCTGCTGGCTGACGGCAGTTACCATTGCCGCAGTTGGTATTGTCGGTTTTGTTGGCTTGGCCGGTCCCGCAATCACACGCATGATCGGTATAAGGCGCCTGCGCCACAAACTGATCGCATCTGCACTGTTTGGAGCTCTACTGCTTTGTGCCGCCGACCAAGGAGTACAGGTCCTTTCGGGTCATCTCGGAACTCTTGTTCCTGCAGGGGCCTTGACCGGTGTTTTCGGCGGGCCATTACTGATTATTCTCATAAGGCAACTACGTGCCAATTCCCCACCATCACGCAGCACAACAGCAATCCCGACGAAGGATAGGAGCCTTCGGCAAAGCAGAATGATCCTTGGAACTTGTGTCCTGCTGGCCATTGCGGGTGCGATATTCATAGGACGTGACGTAAATGGGTTCTGGCAACTTCAATGGACAAATGATCTGCAAACTGTCTGGCCATGGCGTGGACCGCGCATTTTGGGGGCAATCGCGGCTGGAACAATGCTGGCAATTGCCGGAACCGTCTTGCAGCGCATGACAGCAAACCCGATGGCCAGCCCCGAAAGTCTCGGTGTTAGTGCCGGGGCGGCAATTGGCATGATCGCCATCATCTTTGCGATTGATGCACCATCTACATGGCTTCAGATTTCCGGGGCCACAATTGGCGCATTCGTGACACTGGTTGCGATTTTTGTCCTGACGCGGAAATCGGGATATGCACCGGAGCGCATTCTCATTGCCGGAATTGCAATCGGAGCATTATTTGATGGTTTCATTGCATTCCTGATGGCAGGTGGCGATCCACGTGCCGCACGCCTTCTGGCCTGGAGTTCGGGGTCCACTTACGGGCTGGGCTTCGACCGTGCCACTATTCTTGCAATCGTTGCTGTTACCGCCCTGCCAATCCTGCCTGCGCTTGCACGCTGGCTTAATCTATTTCCGCTAGGCCCCATCACCACAAAGTCGATGGGTGTGGACCTGTCGGTGTCACGTGGCAGCATGTTGCTGTTCGCTGCCATTCTGACGGCCGCGGCAACATTGCTGGTAGGGCCGCTCAGCTTTGCCGGCTTGATTGCCCCACATCTTGCGCGATTAGCCGGGTTCCGCCACGCGCTTTCACATAGTATCGGAGCTGCTTTTATCGGTGCCGCCCTGATGGTGAGTGCCGACTGGCTTGGACGGATGTTGTTCTTTCCGTGGGAAATACCTGCTGGCCTGATGGCTGCGATCATTGCCGGACCGGTTCTGGTTTGGCTGCTTATGCGTATCGGACAAACCTCATCATGATGTCAGCACCACACAATCAATCGAACCTGCCGCCGCGGCAGCCCTCCATCAACGGGACAGAAAGCAAACTGCTTTCGGAAATCAAGGCTCAGGTTTTTCAGGGCCCCTATCAGGGGCTCGACGAACGTCATCACGTTACTGCCGACGCCAAGGCCGGTATTGACTGTTTTGACTTGCATGATCCCGAATGCCTTTCCCCGCTGCTGGATCACTATTGCAAGATGAAATATCCCAATGATGATCGTCGTGCCGCGGTTTCGATGTGGTCACAGTGGTATTTCGGGCTTCTTCTATCGCCTATGCTGGTCATGGGTGCCGGGGGTGAAGTAGTACTGCCGTTTCAGGCTGGCTTTGTCAGCATGAAGTCAGATGACGTCAATTGCCCGGTTGGGTTTGATTTAACCGACGGGTACGTTCGCCAAACGGTTACCGATCCTGTTGCACCTTGTCCATGGGTACATTTTGATAATTTGATATCCATGCATCTCACCCCTCTGATTATGTCGCTTTCAACCTCATCAAAGGTTTCCCCCAAAGTATTCTGGTCAAATGTTGGGGTGGTAATTGCCTATGTCGAAAAACACGTTCTCAAGGACAGCCGTATCTCGCTTGTACCGCTGATCAGTGACGCAAAACGCCCCGACGATATGCGCAACCCTCTGGCAAATCCATACAGCACCAAACAATCAGAAGATGGCAGCCTTTCCAGGCGTGTCTGTTGCCTGCGGTATTTGCTCACCAGTGTCGAAATCTGCCCCACCTGCCCGCTCGCAAAACTCTAGAAATTCCACAAGCCCCTTGCATAACTGCGTTCACTTTCCGGACACGCAGTTTTCCTTACTGAAAGCGATCAGAAATCCCGTCTCATGAATCATGAGGCGGGTTTGGAGCACCATCAGGCCCTGCTCAAAAAACAAAAGATGTATCGACCTCACGGAGAGTGCAAAGCCACGTCCTAAATTTGCAAGTGACTATTAATTTCACTTATGAGCAAACCAATGGAGACTATTGGAAAATGCACCTATCAAACCGACTTGAGCCGAAATCCTTTGAGCACAAACAGAGACACGAACTGCTGATCAAAACCCGGGACATTGAAGGAAAGTTGCGTCGCATTGCCCAATCCATCGTCAAATGCCCACATCTTGCAGATGATATTGTTCAGGACACATATGCCAAACTTCTAACTATACAGATTGACGAGGAAGTCTCCACGCCAAGTGCATTTATCACCCGCATTGTACGCAACATGGCCATTGACAAGGTGCGGCAGATGACATTTGAACGCAGCCTGTTTTCAGGCAGCGACCAAACCGAGTTATGCCCGGCAGGTACTGCCAATTGTCCGGAAGCACGACTAAGCGGATGTCAGGCCCTGCGCGTCATTGAACACACCTTGCAGGAACTGCCGCCCCATGTTCGCAATGCTTTTTATCGCCACCGTGTCGATGGGTATGCGCAAAACGTCATTGCCAGAGATATCGGCGTTTCAAAGGCATCTGTCTGCGCCTATATTCATCTGGCCGATCAAAGTTGTCGCAAGGCCCTGCAAAATGCCGAACTGGTGCGTCCCGCCTGATTGGCAAGGAGGATCGGCAGCCGGGATAAAAAATATTTGTCCCGGCCGCTTGCCGATCAATTATCACACCATACTATCCCCACGCCTGAACCACAGCGCCATCTGCCACATGCGTCCCATCTGCAACCCAATCGACAATTGGCCGGTTTTGATCGAGATCGAACACATTCTGCCCCATCAGTGCATTGACGATCTTCGCACTGCGCCATGCCATCAGGCTGAGCTGTGGTTCAAAGATTCCCAGATCAATACGCCCGGCATTTTGAACGAAGATGCTACGATCAGCCGGGCCATCCCAACAGGCACGAAAATCCGCATCAAGCCGGTAGGCACCAGACACACCTTCTTCAAGACGTGCACGCAATGGTGCCATGAATTCCGGCAAGGCCGTTTCATATCCTGTTGCAAGGATCAATGCATCGACATGGAAGAATTCAACATCCTGATTAAGGCCGTTGCGCGCCGCTATCCTGAAATCTTCCCCATCATGCTGAACCTGAAAGACCTCACGTTGCGGCAACAATCGCGCAATGACGTTACCCTCATCAAGATATCTTTGCCGATAGATCAGCTGATAGATCGACTTCAATGTCGAAAGCGAAGCCCCGTCACTTGCCAGCTTCTGGCGCGACATAAGCTCCTGCTTCCGGCTATCGTGCAATCTGGCAAAGATATCAGCATATCCGGGGGTAAAATATTCATTCACAAACGGCGTATCATCAAGTGGCTCAAAATTATCGCGCCGCGATAGCCAAAGGACTTCTTCCACATTCCCGTCATTTCCGCCAAGCAGATACTCCACAAGCTCCGCCCCGCTCTGACCACCGCCGATAACCGCGACCCGTTTGCCATGTAAATCAGGCAATCGCGATTTTGCCTGGCTTGTATGGAAACATTTCTCAACCGGCAGATGACGTGCCCAACCGGGCACAAAAGCAGGCTTTCCGATGCCAATTGCAAGATTGCGCGCCACATAGGTGCCATTGTCTGAACGCACCTGGAAGTCATTGCCGTCAAATTCGACTTCCCGCACCGCATTATTGAACACAAGCCCGCCAAGATGATCCGCAACCCATTTCAGATAGGCTGCAAACTCCCGACGCGGTACGGCTGCAAAATCGGCATTCATGAAATCAAGCATACGTTTCTGGCTGACCATATAGGACAGAAACGACCATTTGCTTGTCGGGTTGGTAAGGGTCACAAGATCCTTCAGGAAAGATGTCTGAAGTTCAACACCGGGCAGCATCATGTCGGGATGCCAGGCAAATTCAGCCTTTTGTTCCAGAAATGCATATTTCACATCGCGAACGTCATCAAGTTGTGCCGCAAGACTAAGATTGAAAGGACCAATCCCGATCCCGACCAGATCCAGCTTATCCATCTTCTGAGTCCTTCTAATTGCCTGAAAATTCGGAGCTGACTGTCTGTTCAAACGCACGTTGCAAACGTCGTCCAAACAGTCTGTGAAATGCAGGGTCACCAATGATGGTCAAATGGTCTGTGCCAGGAATGTGTTCTGGTTGCTCCGCCCGATGTGACAGGGCCTGCCAGTCAATGAGATCAAGCTTGCGACTTACGGTATCACCTGCCAGCCAGGATGCGATTGGTGCGTCATAAGGAAGAAGTTCATGGCGCCGAAAGACAAGGGCATTATCAATCAGCACCCAAAAAGTGTGCTCCCGTGTCCCAATTCCTGGACCATCTATCGGAAGGCCAAATTCGCTTTTACCGACGAAATGGACAAACTGCGCATAGGCAAGATCATCCATCAGCGCCAAAAGGCGTTCCCATTCCTCGCGCATTGCGGTTTGTTGTAGCCAGCGGCGAATGTTGCTTTCGATCTCCTCACGCTCCCCCGGTTGGAATTTTGGTCGGGCATTCAGATCAAAATCATCATCCATGTCACAAACATCGACCATACCGATCAGACGCAGATCAATATCGCGGCCCAACATCCGGGCGGCTTCATAGGCAAGCAAGCCTCCCCACGACCAGCCAAGAAATGCACAGGATCGTCCTTTGGCCTCGCGATGCACGATCTCGGCATAGCGTGCGCTAATGTCTGATACAGAAACGTCAAGTTCCTGACTGTCTGAAAGCGAATGGCACATGAACCCCACAGCCGATTGATCCGCACCAAGGCTTTTAACCAGCTTCATATATTCACGCGTGCTGACCAGAAGCCCCGGAAAACAATAAAGAACGGGCTGCTCTGGCCTGCCTTTCTGCAAATGCACAATGTCAGCACCCGGTTTGCATTCCGGTTCAAAAAGCGCCGTCAGAAAGGTTCGGACTGTCGGGAAATTGAAAAGATCCGTGATTTCAGCATTTCTATCCGGGAACTGTTCACGAATCTTTCCCAGCACCCGAAGAGCGGTGATCGAGTTTCCCCCGATTTCAAAAAAATTATCGCTAACGCCAATGTCATCCAGTCCCAGCGCCGATTTCCAGGTCGCAAGCACAGCGATCTCATCATCATTTGCAGGAAGCGTTATCGTACCTTCCCGACGTGGCAGAGGAAGCTGTGCCTTGTCGACCTTGTGATTGGCATTGAGCGGAAGCATCGTCATCTCAATGATGTAACCAGGCACCATTGAGCTTGGTAAAAGCTGCTGCAAGCGCGCACGAACTGACCGGGTATCAACCGACGCACCCGATCGCGGAACCACATAGGCAATCAGTTCAAGCCGGGATGCAACATCCGCCGCGATAACCACGCAGTTGGCAACATCATCAAACCCGCGCAGGACAGTTTCAATTTCCGCTGGTTCAATCCGATGACCACGGATTTTGACCTGATCATCGACACGTCCGGCAAACTGGATCATGCCGTCTGGCAAGAAACGCCCCAGATCACCGGTGCGATACATCCGCGCGTCATCGGCAAGCGCAAATTTGTCATAAACAAAAAGGCTGTCGGTCTTTTCCGGCAAATTGTTATAGCCGCGTGCCACACAATATCCACCAAGATGGATTTCACCGATCTCGCCATCGGCAACCGGATTGCCATCACCGTCAAGGATATAGGCCCAACGATCACCAACCGGACGCCCGATCGGGGCGGTTACTGTCTCACAAAGCTGATCCTGATTAACCCGCCATAACATTGGGGTCATCACCGTTTCGGTCGGGCCGTAACCATTGATCAGATAGCGTGAATTGATCGCACGAGCGATGCGATTGAAGGTTTCTTTTGGCATTGCCTCGCCACCAAAAGAACAAAGCGTCAGATCAAGTGTCTGTTCCTTTTCTCGTAACCAGCCGGCCAATTCATGAACGTAGCTTGTCGGAAACGATGCATGCGTAACGCCGTGATTGCGGATCGCACCGACCGTGTCTTCAGGTGTCCAGAGAAGCTGATCTGGCAACAGAATGCTGCCCCCGGCCATCAGCGGGACAATCCATCGTTCGTGGCCACCGTCCGAAGAAAAAGGAAGAAATGGCAGTTCCCGCGATGTTTCATCCATAAGATAAAGCGGACCAGTCGCGTTCAAATGATCAACGAGAGGACCGTGATCAACCATCACGCCCTTTGGCTTTCCTGTCGAACCAGATGTGTAGATGACATAGGCCAGTTGATCTGCACTCGGTGTTGTAGCTTCAAACCGGACTTCCTCTGTCCCGACATCTTCAACCAGAACGGCTTCAAGATCATGGTTGCCCAAGCTTGCCAAACCATCGCGGCTGGTTACGGCGAAGCGCGCACCGCAATCAGATAGCACATGCCGGTTGCGGGTTTCGGGATGCTGTGGGTCCACCGGAACAAACGCACCACCCGACTTCCAGACCCCCAGAATGGCGGCAATCGCCATCGCTGACTTCGGCAAAACAACAACAACAACGTCACCAACCCCAACACCCCTTGCCACAAGCGCATGTGCAATCGCGTCTGAGGTTTGCTTCAAACGTTTGCGCGACCAGTCATCGTTCGTCGCCAGAATGACTGTCCGGTCCTGATCGCTTTGGCAAAAACGGTCAATGACTTCATGTGGATACCCCGTCATGGGCCAAGGGGCCTCTGCCCAAGGTAATCCATTCGCAATCAAGTGCTGGTCTGACTTGGAAAAGGGCTTTGTAGCCAAATCAAAAGAAGCGGCAGATACCGCCTGAGAACCGTTCATGGTCGTCTCCATGCTGACAAAGCAATTATTGCATTTGCAGGGGAGACGATCCGTTCGGATGTAAATTCAGTTTTTTCTGCACGCAAACGCAAAAAAGATCACTGAACTTCCTGCCCTCTCACTCGTCCGGACTAGAGCAAGATAATCGGCCCCGATGGGCTGGTACCATGGAAACAAGGAGTCCCGGACATGAATGTCATGATACAAGAAAGCCCAACACAATCCTCGATGAAAACATTTCAGATCAAACACTTCCAGCAGGTGGGCAGGCGGCATTCCGTAGTCGAAGGTGGGCACCTGCACCTGTCTGGCGAAAACGAGAATCACGACTTTTATTTTACACTGACATCAAATCAGATCGTCCTTGATGATATCGCCAGTATGACTTTATGTGTTCTTGACCAATATGGTTTGGCTGCTTTGGCCGAGGCGCTTTTTGCCGTTCATCCGGCACGCTATGAAATCCGCCTTCCCAATCAACTTGATCCTGACTGGCTTAGCCAGATGGCCCGAAGTGGATTGATTACTCACACTGCAGGCGACAATACCATCTATTCAGGTGACCTATACCAACTGTCTCTTAACTGGCTGGAGCATCCTGAAAGGAATAGCTTTCCGCTACGCTACACCTCAACGAATGGCCGTCGCCATCCGGTTCGTCGACCAAGCGCGCACCAGACGCTCTATTCCCGCTACATTCCATGGATCAATAAAACGATCCGTTTTGAACGGGCTGATCCAACGCGCCACCTTGGGTATTTCCATAAATGGATGAATGACCCACGCGTAGATGTTTTCTGGGAAGAATCTGGCACGGAAGCGAAGCATCAGGCCTTCCTTGAAAACCGGCTGAATGATCCCCGGACAGAACCGCTTATCGGATTTTTTGATGATGCACCTTTCGGGTATTTCGAACTCTATTGGGCCCAGGAGGACCGGCTGGGCGAACACTACACGGCCGAGGATTTTGATCGTGGCTGGCATGTTGCAATCGGTGAGGAAGCTTTTCGCGGCAAGGAATACCTTACAGCATGGTTGCCATCACTGATGCACTATATGTTCCTTGATGATCCTCGCACCCAGCGGATCGTCGGCGAGCCCGACGCTGGTCATGATCAGCAAATCCGCAATCTTTTACGTTCAGGCTTTGCCGGTCTCAAACAGGTTCGCTTCCCGCACAAGACATCTCTTCTGGTGATGCTGCTGCGTGAACGGTTCTTTGATGACCGCCTTTATGTTCCGGACTTTGTTCGTAACGAGGATATATCCTGATGCGCAAACGTGAACTTCCGGACCTGAATGATCCTGCGATCATGCGTTTGATCCTGCGACTGGCCTTGCCTTCTGTGGCGGGGCTTTCGATCAATGCGATAAATCAGGTTGTCGACGCTTTTTTCGTCTCGCATTATGCGCTCAGTGCCATGGCCGGTGTAACGCTCTCGATCCCGTGCTTCATGCTTGTCGGTGCCATTGGCCATGGATTGGGTATCACGGCCTCAACCGAAATTGGTCGGGCGCTTGGTCACGGAAATGCAAATGATGCAACCCGTGCGGCTTCACTCGCATTGGCGCTGGCGATCATATTCGGGATTGTCGTTGCGGCCCTGATCTTCCTCTTTCATGTTCCGATCCTGCATATCCTTGGTGCAAGCGGCGATGTCTTTGGTGAAGCTGCTATCTATATGCGCATCCTTGGAGCCTGTGCCGTCCTTGTACTTTTGCAGATCGTATGTGATTTCATTGCAATCGGCGAAGGCAACAGCCGGTTCTCCATGTACACCCTGATCGGATCATTTGGTCTGAACATGGCCCTGGATCCGATCCTGATTTTCAGTTTTGACATGGGCGTTGCCGGTGCAGCCTGGG
The Thalassospira xiamenensis M-5 = DSM 17429 DNA segment above includes these coding regions:
- the fhuB gene encoding Fe(3+)-hydroxamate ABC transporter permease FhuB; translation: MTATVLNKRPAYQGAIPTVLFIAAIVLSTLSLQIETGSLNPIAILDLAFASGTQTLLLTHGWVPRFVIALVAGAGLATAGALFQHTLKNPLASPSTLGLAGGAKLFLTLTTLYMPGALEIGQDIIALLGALAVGALVFALARRSGFSPLVVILTGMIIALYCGAVTTALAIIHHEWLKSLFIWGSGDLTQDGWYILGPLTIKIAFGMIIAIILARPLEMLNLNDHQATALGASPARLRMLCLLIGCWLTAVTIAAVGIVGFVGLAGPAITRMIGIRRLRHKLIASALFGALLLCAADQGVQVLSGHLGTLVPAGALTGVFGGPLLIILIRQLRANSPPSRSTTAIPTKDRSLRQSRMILGTCVLLAIAGAIFIGRDVNGFWQLQWTNDLQTVWPWRGPRILGAIAAGTMLAIAGTVLQRMTANPMASPESLGVSAGAAIGMIAIIFAIDAPSTWLQISGATIGAFVTLVAIFVLTRKSGYAPERILIAGIAIGALFDGFIAFLMAGGDPRAARLLAWSSGSTYGLGFDRATILAIVAVTALPILPALARWLNLFPLGPITTKSMGVDLSVSRGSMLLFAAILTAAATLLVGPLSFAGLIAPHLARLAGFRHALSHSIGAAFIGAALMVSADWLGRMLFFPWEIPAGLMAAIIAGPVLVWLLMRIGQTSS
- a CDS encoding alpha/beta fold hydrolase — translated: MRGHRIEPAEIETVLRGFDDVANCVVIAADVASRLELIAYVVPRSGASVDTRSVRARLQQLLPSSMVPGYIIEMTMLPLNANHKVDKAQLPLPRREGTITLPANDDEIAVLATWKSALGLDDIGVSDNFFEIGGNSITALRVLGKIREQFPDRNAEITDLFNFPTVRTFLTALFEPECKPGADIVHLQKGRPEQPVLYCFPGLLVSTREYMKLVKSLGADQSAVGFMCHSLSDSQELDVSVSDISARYAEIVHREAKGRSCAFLGWSWGGLLAYEAARMLGRDIDLRLIGMVDVCDMDDDFDLNARPKFQPGEREEIESNIRRWLQQTAMREEWERLLALMDDLAYAQFVHFVGKSEFGLPIDGPGIGTREHTFWVLIDNALVFRRHELLPYDAPIASWLAGDTVSRKLDLIDWQALSHRAEQPEHIPGTDHLTIIGDPAFHRLFGRRLQRAFEQTVSSEFSGN
- the fhuF gene encoding siderophore-iron reductase FhuF — translated: MAAYAYRTNLIMMSAPHNQSNLPPRQPSINGTESKLLSEIKAQVFQGPYQGLDERHHVTADAKAGIDCFDLHDPECLSPLLDHYCKMKYPNDDRRAAVSMWSQWYFGLLLSPMLVMGAGGEVVLPFQAGFVSMKSDDVNCPVGFDLTDGYVRQTVTDPVAPCPWVHFDNLISMHLTPLIMSLSTSSKVSPKVFWSNVGVVIAYVEKHVLKDSRISLVPLISDAKRPDDMRNPLANPYSTKQSEDGSLSRRVCCLRYLLTSVEICPTCPLAKL
- a CDS encoding sigma-70 family RNA polymerase sigma factor gives rise to the protein MQSHVLNLQVTINFTYEQTNGDYWKMHLSNRLEPKSFEHKQRHELLIKTRDIEGKLRRIAQSIVKCPHLADDIVQDTYAKLLTIQIDEEVSTPSAFITRIVRNMAIDKVRQMTFERSLFSGSDQTELCPAGTANCPEARLSGCQALRVIEHTLQELPPHVRNAFYRHRVDGYAQNVIARDIGVSKASVCAYIHLADQSCRKALQNAELVRPA
- a CDS encoding GNAT family N-acetyltransferase gives rise to the protein MNVMIQESPTQSSMKTFQIKHFQQVGRRHSVVEGGHLHLSGENENHDFYFTLTSNQIVLDDIASMTLCVLDQYGLAALAEALFAVHPARYEIRLPNQLDPDWLSQMARSGLITHTAGDNTIYSGDLYQLSLNWLEHPERNSFPLRYTSTNGRRHPVRRPSAHQTLYSRYIPWINKTIRFERADPTRHLGYFHKWMNDPRVDVFWEESGTEAKHQAFLENRLNDPRTEPLIGFFDDAPFGYFELYWAQEDRLGEHYTAEDFDRGWHVAIGEEAFRGKEYLTAWLPSLMHYMFLDDPRTQRIVGEPDAGHDQQIRNLLRSGFAGLKQVRFPHKTSLLVMLLRERFFDDRLYVPDFVRNEDIS
- a CDS encoding lysine N(6)-hydroxylase/L-ornithine N(5)-oxygenase family protein, which produces MDKLDLVGIGIGPFNLSLAAQLDDVRDVKYAFLEQKAEFAWHPDMMLPGVELQTSFLKDLVTLTNPTSKWSFLSYMVSQKRMLDFMNADFAAVPRREFAAYLKWVADHLGGLVFNNAVREVEFDGNDFQVRSDNGTYVARNLAIGIGKPAFVPGWARHLPVEKCFHTSQAKSRLPDLHGKRVAVIGGGQSGAELVEYLLGGNDGNVEEVLWLSRRDNFEPLDDTPFVNEYFTPGYADIFARLHDSRKQELMSRQKLASDGASLSTLKSIYQLIYRQRYLDEGNVIARLLPQREVFQVQHDGEDFRIAARNGLNQDVEFFHVDALILATGYETALPEFMAPLRARLEEGVSGAYRLDADFRACWDGPADRSIFVQNAGRIDLGIFEPQLSLMAWRSAKIVNALMGQNVFDLDQNRPIVDWVADGTHVADGAVVQAWG